A part of Nitrospinota bacterium genomic DNA contains:
- a CDS encoding exodeoxyribonuclease VII large subunit: MNAIAAPERRVYTVADLTREVRDLLEDRFSDLWVEGEISNLRAPASGHRYFTLKDSEAQLRCVVFKYQEGGLRCEPEDGLKVLVRGQLTVYEPRGDYQLVVGYMEPLGLGLLQQAFEQLKVRLADEGLFDSARKRPLPYLPQTIGVVTSPTGAALHDITTVIQRRFANVHLLVAPVRVQGEGAAQEIASALAALNRRGGLDVLIVSRGGGSLEDLWAFNEEVVARAIAASKVPVISAVGHEIDHTIADFVADVRAPTPSAAAELVVQMKSDLERRLRLLARRLVASAKTERAVRAQMLAALCRRRPLASPYGVVAPAGQRLDELRSRLGRGVRLQLAECENVARALGRELALLAPHYALEERRHLAVEAHRLLRTRISDCLQRFSHRLSVASGRLDALSPLNVLERGYAIARRLPDRRLVTDAAQLKEGDGLLVTLRHGEVEAEVQATRGGRRER, encoded by the coding sequence ATGAACGCCATCGCCGCCCCGGAGCGCCGGGTATATACAGTCGCCGACTTGACCCGCGAGGTGCGGGATCTGCTGGAGGACCGCTTTTCAGACCTCTGGGTCGAGGGTGAGATATCCAACCTACGCGCCCCCGCCTCAGGCCACCGTTACTTCACCCTGAAGGACTCCGAGGCCCAGCTCAGGTGCGTGGTCTTCAAGTACCAGGAGGGGGGCTTGCGGTGCGAGCCCGAAGACGGCCTCAAGGTGCTGGTTAGGGGCCAGCTCACCGTATACGAACCGAGGGGCGACTATCAGCTCGTCGTCGGATACATGGAGCCCCTGGGCCTTGGACTCCTCCAACAGGCATTTGAGCAGCTCAAGGTGCGGCTCGCCGACGAGGGGCTCTTTGATTCAGCCCGCAAGCGCCCGCTCCCCTACCTGCCCCAGACCATCGGCGTGGTGACCTCACCGACGGGAGCGGCTCTTCACGACATCACAACAGTCATCCAGCGCCGCTTCGCAAACGTCCACCTCCTGGTGGCGCCGGTGCGGGTACAGGGCGAGGGCGCGGCCCAAGAGATCGCCTCTGCCCTCGCGGCCCTCAACAGGCGCGGGGGCCTCGATGTGCTAATCGTATCGCGCGGCGGGGGGAGCCTGGAGGACCTCTGGGCCTTCAACGAGGAAGTCGTGGCCCGGGCCATCGCGGCTTCAAAAGTTCCTGTCATCAGCGCCGTGGGGCACGAGATCGACCACACCATAGCCGACTTCGTGGCCGATGTCAGAGCGCCCACGCCCTCGGCCGCGGCCGAGCTCGTCGTCCAGATGAAGTCCGATCTCGAGCGCCGCCTTCGCCTCCTCGCCCGACGCCTCGTGGCATCGGCGAAGACAGAGCGGGCGGTTCGGGCCCAAATGCTCGCCGCCCTTTGCCGCCGTCGACCCCTGGCCTCGCCTTACGGCGTCGTTGCTCCAGCTGGCCAGCGCCTAGATGAGCTCCGCTCCAGGCTCGGCCGAGGAGTGCGGCTCCAGCTTGCCGAATGCGAGAATGTGGCCCGGGCCCTCGGAAGAGAGCTTGCCCTTCTTGCGCCCCACTACGCGCTCGAGGAGAGGCGCCACCTGGCCGTGGAGGCTCACCGTCTCCTGCGTACCCGCATCAGCGACTGCCTCCAGCGATTTAGCCACCGCCTAAGCGTGGCTTCCGGGCGCCTCGATGCTCTAAGCCCCTTGAATGTCCTGGAGCGAGGCTACGCTATCGCCAGAAGGCTTCCTGACCGACGACTCGTGACCGACGCAGCCCAGCTTAAAGAGGGCGACGGCTTGCTGGTGACGCTCCGCCACGGGGAGGTGGAGGCCGAGGTGCAGGCGACACGCGGGGGCCGGAGAGAGCGATGA
- a CDS encoding DUF799 family lipoprotein, producing the protein MDALRLRIRALALIFLMALLPGVDEAAGASAEAFAPNRGHTVAVLPFRFAAGKGLGGRGADTDPDEAAALVREQVTANLRRGPWRLLELNQVDAVLAGRGWGEPEALERAGPRPVGQALGAELLFYGEVTHWGRHYMLIHSQAEVGADVRLVSARTGKVVWSNSGKKVRTAGLTKIPTGIGSAVITPFLGMQKAFLFEITNELARELTASLVYGAGEAPAAAAPPKLLVTSAQAGSDGLVEPGDRITVVAIGQPDLTATFSVGPERRDLPMTEFGPGRYVGAYEVAPGDRFTNAPITVNLFTRAGGLTSATLFSPIVSTRP; encoded by the coding sequence ATGGACGCCCTACGCTTGAGGATCCGTGCCCTTGCTCTTATTTTCCTCATGGCCCTCCTGCCAGGGGTGGACGAAGCGGCCGGAGCCTCGGCCGAGGCCTTCGCCCCGAATCGGGGCCATACAGTCGCGGTGCTCCCCTTCCGGTTCGCAGCAGGCAAGGGGCTCGGCGGACGGGGGGCGGATACGGACCCCGACGAGGCGGCGGCCCTCGTTCGGGAACAGGTGACGGCCAACCTGCGGCGAGGGCCGTGGAGGCTACTGGAGCTAAACCAGGTCGATGCCGTCTTGGCCGGCCGTGGATGGGGAGAGCCGGAGGCCTTGGAGCGGGCCGGCCCGCGGCCCGTCGGGCAGGCTCTCGGCGCGGAGCTCCTCTTCTACGGAGAGGTGACCCACTGGGGTCGCCACTACATGCTCATCCACTCCCAGGCCGAGGTGGGAGCAGACGTGCGCCTCGTGAGCGCCCGTACGGGCAAGGTCGTCTGGTCCAATTCGGGCAAGAAGGTTCGTACTGCGGGCCTGACCAAAATTCCCACGGGCATTGGCTCGGCGGTGATCACGCCCTTCCTGGGAATGCAGAAGGCCTTCCTCTTCGAGATTACCAACGAATTGGCCCGGGAGCTTACGGCCTCCCTCGTATATGGCGCCGGTGAGGCGCCGGCCGCCGCCGCGCCTCCCAAACTCCTGGTGACGTCCGCCCAAGCGGGCTCTGACGGTCTCGTGGAGCCGGGCGACAGGATCACCGTAGTGGCCATCGGCCAGCCGGACCTCACGGCCACGTTCTCTGTAGGCCCCGAGCGGCGCGACCTCCCCATGACGGAGTTCGGCCCGGGCCGCTACGTCGGCGCTTACGAAGTGGCCCCGGGCGACCGATTCACCAATGCGCCCATCACCGTAAATCTCTTCACCCGAGCCGGCGGGCTGACGTCCGCGACCCTGTTCTCTCCCATTGTGAGCACCAGGCCTTAA
- the folD gene encoding bifunctional methylenetetrahydrofolate dehydrogenase/methenyltetrahydrofolate cyclohydrolase FolD: MTATIIDGKAIAQAIREELKAEVASLRAARGAEPGLATVLVGDNPASQIYVKTKQRACAEVGIASFPYELPASVSQDKLLAIIEELSKNPEVHGILVQLPLPDRLDEEAVLAAVDPAKDVDGFHPMNISRLVAGKAELLPCTPAGIIELLDRTDIPIEGAEAVVIGRSAIVGKPLALLLLHRHATVTICHTRTRDLAATARRADILIAAAGRPAVVTGEMVKPGACVIDVGINRVGEKLVGDVDFEAAAAVAGAITPVPGGVGPMTVAMLLKNTLTACRLQGASGSPS; encoded by the coding sequence ATGACAGCCACCATCATCGACGGCAAAGCCATCGCCCAGGCCATCCGCGAGGAGCTGAAAGCCGAGGTCGCCTCACTCCGGGCGGCCCGGGGCGCGGAGCCCGGCCTCGCCACGGTGCTCGTTGGAGATAACCCCGCCAGTCAAATCTACGTCAAGACCAAACAGCGGGCCTGCGCCGAGGTCGGCATCGCCTCCTTCCCCTATGAGCTACCGGCCTCCGTAAGCCAAGACAAGCTCCTTGCCATCATCGAGGAGTTGAGCAAGAACCCCGAAGTCCACGGCATCCTCGTACAGCTCCCTCTGCCTGACCGGCTAGATGAGGAGGCGGTCCTCGCGGCCGTCGATCCCGCCAAGGACGTGGACGGCTTCCACCCAATGAATATCAGCCGGCTGGTAGCCGGTAAGGCGGAGCTGCTCCCCTGCACTCCAGCGGGGATTATAGAGCTCCTTGACCGCACCGACATCCCCATCGAGGGTGCCGAGGCTGTGGTGATCGGCCGGAGCGCGATCGTCGGCAAGCCCCTCGCCCTGCTCCTGCTACACCGCCACGCCACGGTGACCATCTGTCACACCCGCACGCGCGACCTGGCGGCCACCGCACGCCGCGCCGACATCCTGATAGCTGCGGCGGGGAGGCCAGCGGTCGTAACGGGCGAGATGGTAAAGCCCGGTGCATGTGTCATCGACGTCGGCATCAACCGGGTGGGGGAGAAGCTCGTCGGCGATGTCGACTTCGAGGCCGCCGCAGCCGTCGCAGGGGCCATCACCCCGGTGCCAGGCGGCGTCGGCCCAATGACGGTCGCCATGCTGCTGAAAAATACCCTCACCGCGTGCCGGCTCCAAGGGGCGAGCGGAAGCCCGTCATGA
- a CDS encoding tetratricopeptide repeat protein — MTTPPASTAASLLRRWWPFLLVAVVAVGVFSNSFNNEFIYDDRIAIVENPYIRSWSNLWELINPTSTFHRTYMLLSWRPLQSFSYLATYMLFGLNAGPHHIFNVAFHALNAVLVFVILRRLTRHEAVALIGALAFAVHPIHIEAVQVSALRADLLSTPLFIAALLCHLRLRSRPGDKPLLWAGLAAAAYFFSCTAKEVGAILPLLALFLDARRHKLRGLLNLEGIRPYLGYAVAAALYGLLRFGIFSNVHQGDFYIGDTLLAAVLTTGRIFVYYIDHLLLPFDMRPDYVFAASMAPDLASLSSWALLASLAGVAWLARRRHPTLTLGLVWLGVTLLPVTNVVPIRNPMADRYLYLPSIGFSAIVGWALVEASRAAKQRWGVSRAGVLALLGAAVFIPWGAVTLKQNTVWRNNMNLWTETARLEPKSARAQYNLGVFSQRQDSYETAMAYYREAVRLAPGYGKANGNLGVLMALEGNNAEAEVFLKRAIALDRSDGSAYNNLGFFYYRQGLTKKAEPYYHEAIRLEPTFAKALDNLGTLLEGKGKYAEAEAAYLRAVAAKPEYTKAHLNLAVLYLKFLKTPEKALPHLEAIIRIKPDHPDIELIRSQARKLRGESKFFGEIPLLPGR; from the coding sequence ATGACGACGCCACCCGCCAGCACTGCCGCCTCGCTGCTTCGGCGCTGGTGGCCCTTTCTGCTCGTGGCCGTAGTGGCGGTGGGCGTTTTTTCAAACAGCTTCAACAACGAATTCATCTACGACGATAGGATAGCCATCGTAGAAAACCCCTACATCCGCTCCTGGTCCAATCTTTGGGAGCTGATAAACCCCACCTCCACATTCCATCGCACCTACATGCTTCTGAGCTGGCGACCGCTCCAAAGTTTCTCCTATCTTGCAACTTACATGCTCTTCGGCCTTAATGCAGGACCCCACCATATCTTCAATGTAGCCTTCCATGCCCTTAACGCCGTCCTTGTCTTCGTGATTCTTCGGCGGCTGACCCGCCACGAGGCGGTCGCTCTTATCGGGGCCCTGGCATTCGCCGTCCACCCCATCCACATTGAGGCGGTTCAGGTCTCGGCCCTGCGGGCGGACCTTCTGTCCACTCCCTTATTCATCGCCGCCCTCTTATGTCATCTTCGCCTGCGAAGCCGTCCGGGCGACAAACCTCTTCTGTGGGCGGGCCTTGCGGCGGCGGCCTACTTCTTCTCTTGCACGGCCAAGGAGGTGGGAGCAATCCTCCCGCTGCTGGCTCTCTTCCTCGACGCCCGCCGCCACAAGCTCAGAGGGCTGCTCAACCTGGAAGGGATTAGGCCTTATCTCGGTTACGCAGTTGCGGCGGCCCTTTACGGCTTGCTACGATTCGGCATTTTCAGCAACGTCCACCAAGGGGATTTCTACATAGGGGATACGCTCCTGGCGGCCGTTCTTACCACCGGCAGGATTTTCGTCTACTACATCGACCACCTCCTGTTGCCCTTCGATATGCGACCCGATTATGTCTTCGCCGCCTCAATGGCGCCCGACCTGGCCAGCTTGAGTTCCTGGGCGCTGCTTGCCTCCCTGGCCGGGGTAGCCTGGCTCGCCCGCCGCCGCCACCCTACCCTCACGCTGGGGCTTGTGTGGCTCGGCGTTACCCTCCTTCCCGTGACGAACGTCGTTCCCATCCGCAACCCCATGGCGGACCGCTATCTATACCTGCCGTCGATCGGCTTTAGCGCCATTGTGGGCTGGGCATTGGTCGAGGCGAGCCGAGCCGCGAAGCAGCGGTGGGGAGTGTCGCGAGCAGGTGTATTGGCCCTGCTCGGAGCGGCGGTGTTCATACCCTGGGGAGCCGTTACCTTGAAGCAAAACACCGTCTGGCGCAACAATATGAATTTGTGGACCGAGACGGCGCGCCTTGAGCCAAAAAGCGCCAGGGCCCAATACAACCTGGGGGTGTTCAGTCAGCGACAGGACTCATATGAGACCGCCATGGCATACTACCGCGAGGCGGTACGGCTCGCCCCCGGTTACGGCAAGGCGAACGGCAACCTGGGAGTCCTCATGGCATTGGAGGGCAACAATGCTGAGGCCGAGGTTTTTTTAAAAAGAGCCATTGCCTTAGATCGGTCCGATGGTTCTGCATATAACAACCTGGGGTTTTTCTATTATCGCCAGGGCCTGACGAAGAAGGCCGAGCCTTACTACCACGAAGCGATACGGCTTGAGCCGACTTTCGCCAAGGCGCTCGACAACCTAGGAACCCTGCTGGAAGGGAAGGGTAAATATGCGGAGGCCGAAGCCGCTTACCTGCGCGCGGTTGCCGCCAAGCCGGAATACACCAAGGCCCACCTCAACCTCGCCGTCCTTTACCTTAAATTTCTCAAGACGCCCGAGAAGGCCCTTCCCCATCTGGAGGCGATCATCCGCATAAAGCCCGACCACCCCGATATTGAGCTAATCAGGTCCCAGGCCCGCAAACTTAGGGGGGAGTCTAAGTTTTTCGGAGAAATTCCGCTCCTTCCCGGCAGATGA
- a CDS encoding arsenate reductase ArsC → MQSVECQTILFLCTGNSCRSQMAEGFGRALAPVGFEILSAGTEPRGIHPKAIQVMAEMGIDIGSQNSQGLEGIDLGGLGLVVTLCDSADQRCPSLPASVSKEHWPLPDPVEAEGGEEEVMAVFRTVRDTIRRRVEELMVGLKSSQSDSERRT, encoded by the coding sequence ATGCAAAGTGTCGAATGCCAGACCATTCTCTTTCTTTGCACGGGAAACTCCTGCCGAAGCCAGATGGCTGAAGGTTTTGGGAGAGCCTTGGCCCCTGTGGGGTTTGAAATATTGAGCGCCGGCACCGAGCCCAGGGGGATTCATCCGAAGGCTATCCAGGTCATGGCCGAGATGGGGATCGATATCGGCTCCCAGAACTCTCAGGGCCTTGAGGGCATCGACCTCGGGGGACTTGGCCTGGTGGTAACTCTCTGCGACTCGGCCGACCAGCGATGCCCATCTCTGCCCGCTTCCGTGTCCAAGGAGCACTGGCCCTTGCCCGACCCGGTGGAGGCCGAGGGGGGCGAGGAAGAGGTCATGGCCGTCTTCCGCACGGTACGGGATACGATTCGCCGGAGGGTCGAGGAGCTGATGGTGGGGCTAAAGTCCTCGCAGAGCGACTCTGAGAGGCGAACGTGA
- a CDS encoding integration host factor subunit beta: MTKAELVEKVAERIDLTKKQTEVIVNTVFQSITEALANGDKVELRGFGSFRVRHRHSREGRNPKTGATVFIPAKKVPFFKAGKELREMIDN, encoded by the coding sequence ATGACCAAGGCAGAGCTGGTTGAGAAGGTTGCGGAGCGCATCGATCTGACGAAGAAGCAAACCGAGGTAATCGTCAATACGGTATTCCAGAGCATCACCGAGGCCTTGGCAAATGGCGACAAGGTGGAGCTGCGAGGGTTTGGCTCCTTCCGAGTGCGACACCGCCACAGCCGAGAGGGGCGCAACCCAAAGACTGGCGCCACCGTCTTCATTCCAGCCAAGAAAGTGCCTTTCTTCAAAGCCGGCAAAGAATTGCGGGAGATGATTGATAACTAA
- a CDS encoding NUDIX hydrolase — protein MAPCPNCGQPVTTYRNPVPTVDIIIECETPGGERGIILIERVNEPKGWAIPGGYVDYGETFEEAAKREALEETGLDVELVRQFHAYSDPRRDPRQHNVSVVFVARATGTPRAGSDAGQVGLFTQETLPEEIAFDHSAILADYYAARY, from the coding sequence ATGGCTCCCTGCCCCAACTGCGGCCAGCCCGTTACCACCTACCGAAACCCCGTCCCCACGGTGGACATCATCATTGAGTGCGAGACCCCCGGCGGCGAGCGCGGCATCATCCTCATCGAGCGTGTGAACGAGCCTAAGGGCTGGGCCATCCCGGGAGGCTATGTGGATTACGGCGAGACCTTCGAGGAGGCGGCCAAGCGGGAGGCCCTAGAGGAGACGGGTCTCGATGTGGAGCTCGTGCGCCAGTTCCACGCCTATTCCGACCCCAGGCGCGATCCGCGCCAGCACAACGTAAGCGTGGTCTTCGTCGCCCGCGCCACCGGCACCCCCCGCGCAGGCAGCGACGCTGGGCAGGTAGGGCTCTTCACCCAAGAGACCCTCCCCGAGGAGATAGCCTTCGACCACTCCGCCATCCTCGCCGACTACTATGCCGCCCGATACTGA
- the miaA gene encoding tRNA (adenosine(37)-N6)-dimethylallyltransferase MiaA codes for MGNLLPLPAIVGPTAVGKTAVSLPVAEALPAEILSCDSRQVYRGMDIGTAKPTAADRTRITHHGLDLANPHDHFTAADFGKAARKAAAFCFERAVWPLVVGGSGLYLRALAEGLFPGPPSDPDLRAGLRAEAEAKGRPALHARLAAVDPEAAESIHPHDLVRIVRALEVYVLTGEPISSMQRRAAETPGPFRLVAVGLVRPRAALAERITARVEAMIDAGVAEEVSSLLEAGYGLELPALQGIGYRQMAEHLAGTCTIEEAQADIMRETRRYAKRQMTWFRKLPGIEWVEASDDVEADASAVLNSLRRRLPPLPSPGWARIIQEAVTTGGG; via the coding sequence GTGGGGAATCTCCTGCCACTTCCAGCCATCGTGGGACCGACGGCCGTGGGCAAGACGGCTGTAAGCCTTCCTGTGGCCGAGGCCCTACCGGCTGAAATTCTCAGTTGTGATTCCCGGCAGGTCTACCGTGGCATGGATATCGGAACGGCCAAGCCGACGGCCGCCGACCGGACTCGCATCACACATCACGGCCTCGATCTAGCCAACCCTCACGACCACTTCACCGCAGCAGACTTTGGGAAGGCCGCCCGTAAAGCGGCTGCTTTCTGCTTCGAGCGGGCTGTCTGGCCGCTCGTGGTGGGAGGCAGCGGCCTCTATCTTCGTGCCCTGGCTGAGGGACTCTTTCCGGGACCCCCGTCGGACCCGGACCTCCGGGCCGGCCTGAGGGCGGAGGCCGAGGCCAAGGGCCGACCTGCCCTCCACGCACGGCTGGCGGCGGTGGACCCCGAGGCGGCCGAGTCGATCCATCCCCACGACCTTGTCCGAATCGTGAGAGCGCTGGAGGTCTACGTGCTCACCGGGGAGCCAATCAGTTCCATGCAACGGAGGGCAGCCGAGACGCCCGGGCCCTTCCGACTCGTGGCCGTGGGGTTGGTCCGTCCGCGCGCGGCGCTGGCCGAGCGGATCACTGCCCGGGTCGAGGCCATGATAGACGCCGGGGTGGCAGAGGAGGTCAGCTCGCTCCTGGAGGCGGGCTATGGGCTTGAACTGCCGGCTCTCCAAGGGATCGGCTACCGCCAGATGGCCGAGCACCTGGCCGGGACGTGCACTATCGAGGAAGCCCAGGCGGACATAATGCGCGAGACCCGCCGCTACGCCAAGCGGCAAATGACCTGGTTCCGCAAGCTGCCAGGCATCGAGTGGGTGGAGGCCAGCGACGATGTAGAGGCTGACGCTTCGGCGGTCCTGAACTCTCTGAGGCGGCGCCTTCCGCCGTTGCCATCCCCAGGCTGGGCCCGTATAATACAGGAAGCGGTCACCACTGGAGGCGGCTGA
- a CDS encoding glycoside hydrolase family 18 protein, producing the protein MRRAVAMGFGIGLLLSASPATGANAAANRMPIGLWLKHAWMEEERSPKELKALAEHLTRHGATHVYVHIGPFNAEGRLTRYKPAVVRVWLAALKRHAPAIQRLAWLGGRSKSKGGTLELASAAYRGAIVNETAHLLERFDFDGIHLNIEPLEETDPDFITLLQALRSAMGKKTISFAAPKMRPGWVPGLFGISERYWSGEAFARLMPYLDQIVVMVYDTAVPTAGLYQRYVAAHVAVLVQAHHKSGRPACQLLVGLPTYEKATWFHRPEVEYLEVGLIGLLRGITNSSDPSGPPVGVAIYANWTTEKSEWETFHQLWMDRFTARQ; encoded by the coding sequence ATGCGTCGAGCGGTAGCCATGGGCTTCGGAATCGGGCTGCTATTGAGCGCGAGCCCCGCTACCGGCGCCAATGCAGCCGCAAACCGGATGCCCATCGGCTTGTGGCTCAAGCACGCCTGGATGGAAGAGGAGCGAAGCCCTAAGGAGCTTAAGGCCCTTGCCGAGCACCTCACCCGCCACGGTGCCACCCACGTATACGTCCACATCGGCCCTTTCAACGCTGAGGGCCGCCTTACCCGCTACAAGCCCGCCGTGGTTCGAGTGTGGCTCGCGGCCCTGAAGCGTCACGCCCCGGCGATTCAACGCCTCGCCTGGCTAGGCGGGCGCTCCAAATCGAAGGGTGGAACGTTGGAGCTCGCCAGCGCTGCTTACAGGGGGGCTATTGTCAACGAAACCGCTCACCTCCTTGAACGCTTCGACTTCGACGGCATCCACCTCAATATCGAGCCACTTGAGGAAACCGACCCCGACTTCATTACCCTACTCCAAGCTCTCCGGAGCGCCATGGGCAAGAAAACCATCTCCTTCGCAGCTCCGAAGATGCGTCCTGGCTGGGTTCCGGGGCTTTTCGGTATATCCGAGCGCTACTGGAGTGGAGAGGCCTTCGCCCGCCTCATGCCCTACCTCGACCAGATCGTGGTCATGGTATACGACACGGCCGTCCCCACCGCTGGACTCTACCAGCGATACGTGGCTGCCCACGTCGCTGTCCTCGTGCAGGCCCACCACAAGAGCGGACGACCGGCGTGTCAACTCCTCGTAGGTCTGCCCACCTATGAGAAGGCCACCTGGTTTCACCGTCCCGAGGTGGAATACCTTGAAGTAGGCCTCATCGGGCTCCTTAGAGGGATCACCAACTCCTCCGACCCCTCTGGGCCTCCCGTTGGGGTGGCCATTTATGCCAACTGGACCACCGAGAAGTCCGAGTGGGAAACCTTCCACCAGCTATGGATGGATCGCTTCACCGCCCGTCAGTAG
- a CDS encoding UpxY family transcription antiterminator has product MNVVLIGFKGSGKTTVGRALAHRLERPFVDLDQAIEHRYASSSGEPLAFRDIFRNLGAEAFRRLEAEVAGDLIATDGQVISLGGGTPLISEPLRRQIAQSCVVYLKVEKEALFARIMDEGLPAFFDPGDPRASFEALLEEREPVYNALATINVETTDRAPEQVVEELLALLPEGLGHLKSPKDPSVKWYALRTKSRHEQKVTDRLLSKKFHAFLPTIEVWSRRKDRKKRITQPMFPGYLFVECELTKDAWLEIVKTPGAANLLGYADKPVPVPEEQVHSIQKVVESGLHVRHHPYLDTGDRVQVVDGPLKGAEGIMVGVIEKRQRIVISVDLLNRAVEVEIEGWLVEKV; this is encoded by the coding sequence ATGAACGTCGTCCTCATCGGCTTTAAAGGCTCGGGCAAGACGACCGTGGGCCGGGCCCTGGCCCACCGCCTTGAGAGGCCTTTCGTCGACCTCGACCAAGCAATCGAGCACCGCTACGCCTCCAGCTCGGGCGAGCCGCTTGCCTTTCGGGATATCTTCCGCAACCTCGGCGCGGAGGCTTTCAGGCGGCTGGAGGCCGAAGTGGCCGGCGACCTCATCGCCACCGACGGGCAGGTGATATCCCTAGGCGGGGGCACACCCCTTATCAGTGAGCCCCTTAGGAGACAGATCGCCCAGTCCTGTGTGGTCTACCTCAAGGTGGAGAAAGAAGCGCTCTTTGCCCGCATTATGGACGAGGGCCTGCCTGCCTTCTTCGACCCCGGCGACCCGCGAGCCTCCTTCGAGGCTCTCTTGGAGGAGCGCGAGCCGGTCTATAACGCCCTGGCCACCATCAATGTTGAGACGACCGACCGGGCGCCCGAGCAGGTGGTCGAGGAGCTTCTCGCCCTGCTGCCCGAGGGCCTTGGCCATCTAAAATCCCCGAAAGATCCCTCCGTTAAGTGGTATGCGCTCAGGACGAAGAGCCGCCACGAACAGAAGGTTACAGACCGGCTTCTAAGCAAGAAATTTCACGCCTTCTTGCCAACAATTGAGGTCTGGAGCCGCCGCAAAGATCGCAAAAAGCGGATCACTCAACCCATGTTCCCTGGCTACCTCTTCGTCGAGTGCGAGCTCACGAAGGATGCCTGGCTCGAGATCGTCAAGACGCCCGGCGCGGCCAATCTCCTTGGCTACGCCGACAAACCCGTCCCTGTTCCCGAGGAGCAAGTCCACTCCATCCAAAAAGTTGTTGAATCGGGCCTCCACGTCCGCCACCACCCGTACCTTGATACCGGTGATCGGGTCCAGGTGGTCGACGGGCCCCTGAAGGGAGCCGAGGGCATTATGGTGGGGGTCATAGAGAAGCGCCAGAGGATCGTCATCTCGGTGGACCTCCTAAACCGGGCGGTGGAAGTTGAAATCGAAGGCTGGTTGGTTGAAAAAGTCTAG